One Pochonia chlamydosporia 170 chromosome 5, whole genome shotgun sequence DNA segment encodes these proteins:
- a CDS encoding thioredoxin reductase (similar to Metarhizium robertsii ARSEF 23 XP_011411420.1) — translation MTTNVLLHNQRFWTPLMHIQVKHSCSKPLSAQQQGSSSPDSAKIPSRTTPSRSSSRVPDEQIAKTDEIISISSDGESDLEDDCHDGSQKSLMHVSNQSTPASIAPEGSKKPVCRITPSMSTWDEWIRTDNKQDAPTDAICLERIMDTATASLSWTRSVVGDTDADHEQPPASAASRQQSFTGLHCTPTTQIKKVPAKASPSPGLPVGNCDAIYTEDATPMMSPSPASAESTTSSLASPFCSPRTPASTRTSTPAVSQRDTVSLKSSSYDVEPMQANSSPIATYDSMNTPRDPSTAQSQFLDGSKVEPNIYGHMNGKNMDTGSSMSHSRQQIRPKTLSEDSQWRDRDDSPGQDGTSTQSDTEYCPSSTDNENEGSRNQDNDKDEGSQQGSRKRRKFGNPAVSKSPSKRNYPDASTNEHRPRDLLFPAMSPPSTNDIDGVRAEFNKWALQNVLLQRTIINRRATFQLQFKWDLCRKHGHVIH, via the coding sequence ATGACAACTAATGTTTTACTTCATAACCAGCGCTTTTGGACTCCGTTAATGCACATACAAGTGAAACATTCTTGTAGCAAACCTTTGTCCGCCCAGCAGCAGGGATCTTCATCACCAGATAGCGCTAAAATACCGTCACGTACAACGCCGTCACGGTCAAGCAGTCGTGTGCCCGACGAGCAGATAGCGAAAACGGACGAGATCATATCAATATCCTCCGATGGGGAATCTGACTTGGAGGATGACTGCCATGATGGGTCGCAGAAAAGTCTCATGCATGTGTCGAATCAGTCAACTCCAGCGAGCATTGCTCCCGAGGGTAGTAAGAAGCCTGTCTGCCGGATAACCCCCAGCATGTCGACCTGGGATGAATGGATTAGGACTGACAACAAGCAAGACGCACCGACTGATGCAATTTGCCTAGAAAGGATCATGGATACCGCCACTGCTTCGCTTTCCTGGACTAGATCTGTGGTAGGAGACACGGATGCCGACCATGAGCAGCCCCCAGCATCGGCTGCTTCCCGACAACAATCATTTACGGGCCTGCATTGTACCCCGACGACACAAATCAAAAAGGTACCGGCCAAAGCATCGCCTTCGCCAGGTCTGCCTGTAGGCAATTGCGACGCTATCTACACCGAGGATGCGACGCCAATGATGAGCCCGAGCCCGGCTTCTGCGGAGTCTACAACTTCCTCTCTGGCTAGCCCCTTTTGTTCGCCACGAacgccagcatcaacacgaacatcaacgccagcaGTGTCCCAAAGGGATACCGTGTCACTCAAGAGCTCTTCATATGATGTGGAGCCTATGCAGGCAAACTCCTCTCCGATAGCAACTTACGATAGTATGAATACACCCAGAGATCCATCTACAGCGCAGTCCCAATTTCTGGATGGTTCCAAGGTCGAGCCGAATATATATGGACATATGAATGGCAAAAATATGGACACGGGGTCGAGCATGTCCCACAGTCGCCAGCAAATCAGACCTAAGACATTAAGCGAAGATTCGCAGTGGCGCGACAGGGACGATTCACCTGGGCAAGACGGTACCAGTACACAGAGCGATACAGAATACTGTCCTTCATCGACAGACAATGAAAATGAAGGCAGCCGCAATCAGGACAATGACAAGGACGAAGGGTCTCAACAGGGTTCACGCAAGCGCCGTAAATTCGGCAACCCTGCTGTATCCAAATCGCCTAGTAAACGGAACTATCCTGATGCCTCGACCAACGAGCATCGACCACGGGACCTGCTCTTCCCGGCTATGTCGCCTCCCTCAACCAACGATATCGACGGTGTAAGAGCGGAGTTCAATAAATGGGCCTTACAGAATGTCCTACTACAGCGTACAATTATAAACCGCAGAGCAACGTTCCAGTTACAGTTTAAATGGGACTTGTGCAGGAAACACGGTCACGTAATACATTAA